The Coffea arabica cultivar ET-39 chromosome 1e, Coffea Arabica ET-39 HiFi, whole genome shotgun sequence genome has a window encoding:
- the LOC113701067 gene encoding transcription factor bHLH130 isoform X1 codes for MDFQRSNQHQQMSGGLTRYRSAPSSYFSSFFDAAADIIPRSGGGFGGDDLDHFLNRFMPSNRVNAQAQDSNSNNSFANSMNMQQSQSQFVASMKQEAEVMQQPEQLQQLQQTNQNDYSQISQQMMYQSQAQVQQNTNNTQLSNASAGDNSYRLLSSVNSNRLTPTKIESGGGISNLIRYNSSPAGLFANINIENEHGAMRGMGNFGAGNNANAEASFSSASRFKSQMDFSSAQATSSGLMSPISEIDSTGMGDNNLGDKKFGEGQRNDSGYITGFPVTSWDDSALLSDSFLKGLGDDDDDSKTLSNAVASENQFTDQNNEGRNRPSTLLAHHLSLPNTSDELSAIETLMQDSVLCKLRAKRGCATHPRSIAERVRRTKISERMRKLQELVPNMDKQTNTADMLDLAVEYIKDLQKQVKTLSDNRAKCTCFNQKSCGSEGSM; via the exons ATGGATTTTCAGCGCAGCAATCAGCACCAACAGATGAGTGGTGGTTTGACTCGTTATCGTTCTGCACCTAGTTCATACTTTTCTAGCTTTTTCGATGCTGCTGCTGATATCATTCCTAGGAGTGGCGGTGGCTTTGGAGGAGATGATCTTGATCACTTTCTCAATCGATTTATGCCTAGTAATCGGGTTAATGCTCAGGCACAGGACTCAAATTCCAATAATAGTTTTGCTAATAGCATGAATATGCAGCAGTCTCAATCTCAGTTTGTGGCATCAATGAAACAAGAGGCAGAGGTTATGCAGCAGCCAGAGCAACTGCAGCAGCTACAGCAGACAAATCAGAATGATTATTCTCAGATTTCGCAGCAGATGATGTATCAAAGCCAGGCTCAAGTACAACAGAATACTAATAATACCCAGTTGTCGAACGCATCTGCTGGGGATAACTCGTACAGATTGCTGAGCTCTGTAAATTCCAACCGATTGACACCAACGAAGATTGAGAGTGGTGGTGGTATTTCAAATCTGATTCGTTATAATAGTTCACCGGCTGGATTATTTGCCAACATTAACATAGAAAATG AGCATGGTGCAATGAGAGGCATGGGGAATTTTGGAGCTGGTAATAATGCTAATGCAGAAGCATCATTTTCTTCTGCAAGCAGGTTCAAAAGTCAAATGGATTTTTCATCAGCTCAAGCAACTTCTTCTGGCCTTATGTCTCCCATATCCGAAATTGACAGTACAGGCATGGGAGACAACAATCTTGGAGACAAAAAATTTGGGGAAGGTCAAAGAAATGATTCTGGTTATATAACAGGATTTCCAGTTACTTCTTGGGATGATTCAGCTTTGTTGTCTGATAGTTTCTTGAAAGGCCTtggagatgatgatgatgatagcAAGACACTGTCCAATGCAGTTGCATCAGAAAACCAG TTTACTGATCAGAACAATGAAGGTCGAAATCGTCCTTCCACTCTATTGGCTCATCACTTGAGTTTGCCAAATACTTCTGATGAGTTGTCTGCTATTGAGACACTAATGCAAGATTCGGTACTTTGCAAACTTCGAGCAAAGAGGGGCTGCGCAACTCATCCACGGAGCATTGCTGAAAGG GTAAGAAGAACCAAAATAAGTGAACGGATGAGAAAGCTGCAAGAGCTTGTTCCCAATATGGACAAG CAAACAAACACGGCAGATATGTTGGATTTAGCTGTTGAATACATTAAAGATCTTCAAAAGCAAGTCAAG aCGTTATCAGATAATCGTGCGAAGTGTACATGCTTCAACCAAAAAAGTTGTGGATCAGAAGGCTCAATGTAG
- the LOC113701067 gene encoding transcription factor bHLH130 isoform X2, which produces MDFQRSNQHQQMSGGLTRYRSAPSSYFSSFFDAAADIIPRSGGGFGGDDLDHFLNRFMPSNRVNAQAQDSNSNNSFANSMNMQQSQSQFVASMKQEAEVMQQPEQLQQLQQTNQNDYSQISQQMMYQSQAQVQQNTNNTQLSNASAGDNSYRLLSSVNSNRLTPTKIESGGGISNLIRYNSSPAGLFANINIENEHGAMRGMGNFGAGNNANAEASFSSASRFKSQMDFSSAQATSSGLMSPISEIDSTGMGDNNLGDKKFGEGQRNDSGYITGFPVTSWDDSALLSDSFLKGLGDDDDDSKTLSNAVASENQNNEGRNRPSTLLAHHLSLPNTSDELSAIETLMQDSVLCKLRAKRGCATHPRSIAERVRRTKISERMRKLQELVPNMDKQTNTADMLDLAVEYIKDLQKQVKTLSDNRAKCTCFNQKSCGSEGSM; this is translated from the exons ATGGATTTTCAGCGCAGCAATCAGCACCAACAGATGAGTGGTGGTTTGACTCGTTATCGTTCTGCACCTAGTTCATACTTTTCTAGCTTTTTCGATGCTGCTGCTGATATCATTCCTAGGAGTGGCGGTGGCTTTGGAGGAGATGATCTTGATCACTTTCTCAATCGATTTATGCCTAGTAATCGGGTTAATGCTCAGGCACAGGACTCAAATTCCAATAATAGTTTTGCTAATAGCATGAATATGCAGCAGTCTCAATCTCAGTTTGTGGCATCAATGAAACAAGAGGCAGAGGTTATGCAGCAGCCAGAGCAACTGCAGCAGCTACAGCAGACAAATCAGAATGATTATTCTCAGATTTCGCAGCAGATGATGTATCAAAGCCAGGCTCAAGTACAACAGAATACTAATAATACCCAGTTGTCGAACGCATCTGCTGGGGATAACTCGTACAGATTGCTGAGCTCTGTAAATTCCAACCGATTGACACCAACGAAGATTGAGAGTGGTGGTGGTATTTCAAATCTGATTCGTTATAATAGTTCACCGGCTGGATTATTTGCCAACATTAACATAGAAAATG AGCATGGTGCAATGAGAGGCATGGGGAATTTTGGAGCTGGTAATAATGCTAATGCAGAAGCATCATTTTCTTCTGCAAGCAGGTTCAAAAGTCAAATGGATTTTTCATCAGCTCAAGCAACTTCTTCTGGCCTTATGTCTCCCATATCCGAAATTGACAGTACAGGCATGGGAGACAACAATCTTGGAGACAAAAAATTTGGGGAAGGTCAAAGAAATGATTCTGGTTATATAACAGGATTTCCAGTTACTTCTTGGGATGATTCAGCTTTGTTGTCTGATAGTTTCTTGAAAGGCCTtggagatgatgatgatgatagcAAGACACTGTCCAATGCAGTTGCATCAGAAAACCAG AACAATGAAGGTCGAAATCGTCCTTCCACTCTATTGGCTCATCACTTGAGTTTGCCAAATACTTCTGATGAGTTGTCTGCTATTGAGACACTAATGCAAGATTCGGTACTTTGCAAACTTCGAGCAAAGAGGGGCTGCGCAACTCATCCACGGAGCATTGCTGAAAGG GTAAGAAGAACCAAAATAAGTGAACGGATGAGAAAGCTGCAAGAGCTTGTTCCCAATATGGACAAG CAAACAAACACGGCAGATATGTTGGATTTAGCTGTTGAATACATTAAAGATCTTCAAAAGCAAGTCAAG aCGTTATCAGATAATCGTGCGAAGTGTACATGCTTCAACCAAAAAAGTTGTGGATCAGAAGGCTCAATGTAG